CAAATCCATTGGTTTGAAATCCTTCTACCTGATTGAAGAAGCAGATAAGTTTTTCAAGCTAGTGGAGGTGAATGAATGATAGTCATAATGGACAACGGGGGTCAGTACGTCCACCGTATTTGGAGAACCCTCCGCTACCTCGGCGTCGAGGCGAAGATAATCCCCAACACGACGCCTCTCGAGGAGATAAAGGCTATGAAGCCGAAGGGAATAATCTTCTCCGGCGGTCCGGACATAGAGAAGACCGGCAACTGCGAGGCAATACTCGAGCACTACGACGAGTTTAACGTTCCGATCCTTGGAATATGCCTCGGCCACCAGCTCATAGCGAAGCACTTCGGCGGAAAGGTCGGAAGGGGTGAGAAAGCGGAG
This window of the Thermococcus siculi genome carries:
- a CDS encoding GMP synthase subunit A, with protein sequence MIVIMDNGGQYVHRIWRTLRYLGVEAKIIPNTTPLEEIKAMKPKGIIFSGGPDIEKTGNCEAILEHYDEFNVPILGICLGHQLIAKHFGGKVGRGEKAEYSLVEIEIIEEDEIFRGLPKKLRVWESHMDEVKELPLGFKLLAKSETCPVEAMKHEELPIYGVQFHPEVAHTERGADIYRNFAEICGEL